One Pectobacterium colocasium DNA segment encodes these proteins:
- the rpoC gene encoding DNA-directed RNA polymerase subunit beta' translates to MKDLLKFLKAQTKTEEFDAIKIALASPDMIRSWSFGEVKKPETINYRTFKPERDGLFCARIFGPVKDYECLCGKYKRLKHRGVICEKCGVEVTQTKVRRERMGHIELASPTAHIWFLKSLPSRIGLLLDMPLRDIERVLYFESYVVVEGGMTNLERRQILTEEQYLDALEEFGDEFDAKMGAEAIQALLKNMDLEQECEQLREELTETNSETKRKKLTKRIKLLEAFVQSGNKPEWMILTVLPVLPPDLRPLVPLDGGRFATSDLNDLYRRVINRNNRLKRLLDLAAPDIIVRNEKRMLQEAVDALLDNGRRGRAITGSNKRPLKSLADMIKGKQGRFRQNLLGKRVDYSGRSVITVGPYLRLHQCGLPKKMALELFKPFIYGKLELRGLATTIKAAKKMVEREEAVVWDILDEVIREHPVLLNRAPTLHRLGIQAFEPVLIEGKAIQLHPLVCAAYNADFDGDQMAVHVPLTLEAQLEARALMMSTNNILSPANGEPIIVPSQDVVLGLYYMTRDCVNAKGEGMVLTGPKEAERVYRAGLASLHARVKVRITEEIKSIEGEITHQTTLIDTTIGRAILWMIVPKGLPYSIVNQPLGKKAISKMLNTCYRILGLKPTVIFADQIMYTGFAYAARSGASVGIDDMVIPEKKAEIIEEAETEVAEIQEQFQSGLVTAGERYNKVIDIWAAANERVAKAMMENLSVEDVVNRDGVVEQQVSFNSIFMMADSGARGSAAQIRQLAGMRGLMAKPDGSIIETPITANFREGLNVLQYFISTHGARKGLADTALKTANSGYLTRRLVDVAQDLVVTEDDCGTHEGIMMTPVIEGGDVKEPLRERVLGRVTAEDVIKPGTADILVPRNTLLNEQWCDMLEENSVDAVKVRSVVSCETDFGVCANCYGRDLARGHIINKGEAIGVIAAQSIGEPGTQLTMRTFHIGGAASRAAAESSIQVKNKGSLKLSNAKFVVNSSGKLVITSRNTELKLIDEFGRTKESYKVPYGAAMAKGDGAEVNGGETVANWDPHTMPVITEVSGNIRFTDMIDGQTITRQTDELTGLSSIVVLDSAERTGSGKDLRPALKIVDDKGEDVLIPGTDMPAQYFLPGKAIVQLEDGVKISSGDTLARIPQESGGTKDITGGLPRVADLFEARRPKEPAILAEISGIISFGKETKGKRRLVISPLDGSDAYEEMIPKWRQLNVFEGEVVERGDVVSDGPESPHDILRLRGVHAVTRYITNEVQEVYRLQGVKINDKHIEVIVRQMLRKGTIVNAGSTEFLEGEQAEVSRIKIANRQLEADGKITATFSRDLLGITKASLATESFISAASFQETTRVLTEAAVAGKRDELRGLKENVIVGRLIPAGTGYAYHQDRMRRRQAGEAPIVPQVSADEASANLAELLNAGFGSSDDE, encoded by the coding sequence GTGAAAGACTTATTAAAGTTTCTGAAAGCGCAAACTAAAACCGAAGAGTTTGATGCGATCAAAATTGCTCTGGCCTCGCCAGACATGATCCGTTCGTGGTCTTTTGGTGAAGTTAAAAAGCCAGAAACCATCAACTACCGTACGTTCAAACCTGAACGTGACGGCCTTTTCTGCGCCCGTATCTTTGGGCCGGTAAAAGATTATGAGTGCTTGTGCGGTAAGTATAAGCGCCTGAAACACCGCGGTGTGATTTGTGAGAAGTGCGGCGTTGAAGTGACCCAGACTAAAGTGCGCCGTGAGCGTATGGGCCACATCGAGCTGGCTTCTCCGACTGCGCACATCTGGTTCCTGAAGTCACTGCCTTCCCGTATCGGCTTGCTGCTGGATATGCCGCTGCGTGATATTGAGCGTGTGCTTTATTTCGAATCTTATGTTGTGGTTGAAGGTGGCATGACCAACCTTGAGCGCCGTCAGATCCTGACTGAAGAGCAGTATCTGGATGCGCTGGAAGAGTTTGGTGATGAATTCGACGCGAAAATGGGCGCCGAAGCGATCCAGGCTCTGCTGAAGAATATGGATCTGGAGCAGGAATGTGAGCAGCTGCGTGAAGAGCTGACCGAAACCAACTCCGAAACCAAACGTAAGAAGCTGACGAAGCGTATTAAGCTGCTGGAAGCGTTCGTACAGTCTGGTAACAAACCAGAGTGGATGATTCTGACCGTTCTGCCGGTACTGCCGCCAGATCTGCGTCCGTTGGTTCCGTTGGATGGTGGTCGTTTCGCGACTTCCGACCTGAACGATCTGTATCGTCGCGTGATCAACCGTAACAACCGTCTGAAACGCCTGCTGGATCTGGCTGCGCCAGACATCATCGTACGTAACGAAAAACGTATGTTGCAGGAAGCGGTTGATGCGCTGTTGGATAACGGCCGTCGCGGTCGTGCGATCACCGGTTCTAACAAGCGTCCTCTGAAATCTTTGGCCGATATGATCAAAGGTAAACAGGGTCGTTTCCGTCAGAACCTGCTCGGTAAGCGTGTTGACTACTCCGGCCGTTCTGTAATCACCGTTGGTCCATACCTGCGTCTGCATCAGTGTGGTCTGCCGAAGAAAATGGCACTGGAGCTGTTCAAACCGTTCATCTACGGCAAGCTGGAACTGCGTGGTCTTGCTACCACCATTAAAGCCGCCAAGAAAATGGTTGAGCGCGAAGAAGCTGTCGTATGGGATATCCTGGACGAAGTGATTCGCGAACACCCGGTTCTGCTGAACCGTGCACCAACACTGCACCGTTTGGGTATCCAGGCATTCGAACCGGTTCTGATCGAAGGTAAAGCGATCCAGCTGCACCCGCTGGTTTGTGCGGCCTATAACGCCGACTTCGATGGTGACCAGATGGCTGTGCACGTACCGCTGACGCTGGAAGCCCAGTTGGAAGCGCGTGCGTTGATGATGTCGACCAACAACATCCTGTCTCCTGCGAATGGTGAGCCAATCATCGTTCCTTCTCAGGACGTGGTATTGGGTCTGTATTACATGACGCGTGACTGTGTTAACGCCAAAGGCGAAGGCATGGTTCTCACGGGTCCGAAAGAAGCTGAACGCGTTTATCGCGCTGGTCTGGCCTCTCTGCATGCGCGCGTGAAAGTGCGTATCACGGAAGAGATCAAGAGCATCGAAGGCGAGATCACGCATCAGACGACGCTGATTGATACGACTATCGGCCGTGCCATCCTGTGGATGATCGTACCGAAAGGTCTGCCGTATTCGATCGTTAACCAGCCTCTGGGCAAGAAAGCGATCTCCAAAATGCTGAACACCTGTTACCGCATTTTGGGTCTGAAACCGACCGTTATCTTTGCTGACCAGATCATGTATACCGGTTTTGCTTACGCGGCGCGCTCTGGTGCTTCCGTAGGTATCGATGACATGGTTATCCCAGAGAAGAAAGCCGAGATTATCGAAGAAGCCGAAACCGAAGTTGCCGAGATTCAGGAGCAGTTCCAGTCTGGTCTGGTTACCGCGGGCGAACGCTATAACAAAGTGATCGATATCTGGGCTGCGGCGAACGAGCGTGTTGCGAAAGCGATGATGGAAAACCTGTCCGTTGAGGATGTGGTTAACCGTGATGGCGTGGTTGAGCAGCAGGTTTCTTTCAACAGCATCTTTATGATGGCTGACTCCGGTGCGCGTGGTTCTGCGGCACAGATTCGTCAGTTGGCGGGAATGCGTGGTCTGATGGCGAAACCAGATGGTTCCATCATCGAGACGCCGATTACCGCAAACTTCCGTGAAGGTCTGAACGTACTCCAGTACTTCATCTCGACGCACGGTGCGCGTAAAGGTCTGGCGGATACCGCACTGAAAACCGCAAACTCCGGTTACCTGACTCGTCGTCTGGTTGACGTTGCGCAGGATCTGGTTGTGACCGAAGACGATTGTGGTACCCACGAAGGTATCATGATGACGCCGGTTATCGAGGGTGGTGATGTTAAAGAACCACTGCGTGAACGCGTACTGGGTCGTGTAACGGCTGAAGACGTGATCAAACCGGGCACGGCGGATATTCTGGTTCCACGCAACACGCTGCTGAACGAGCAGTGGTGTGACATGTTGGAAGAGAACTCCGTTGACGCCGTTAAAGTACGTTCAGTAGTAAGCTGCGAAACCGACTTTGGCGTGTGCGCCAATTGCTACGGTCGCGATCTGGCTCGTGGTCATATCATCAACAAAGGTGAGGCTATCGGGGTTATCGCGGCACAGTCCATCGGTGAGCCGGGTACACAGTTAACCATGCGTACGTTCCACATCGGTGGTGCGGCATCGCGTGCGGCAGCTGAGTCCAGCATTCAGGTGAAAAACAAAGGTAGCCTGAAACTGAGCAACGCGAAGTTCGTTGTGAACAGCAGCGGTAAACTGGTTATTACTTCACGTAATACCGAACTGAAGCTGATCGACGAATTCGGACGTACTAAAGAAAGCTATAAAGTGCCTTACGGTGCGGCGATGGCGAAAGGCGATGGCGCAGAAGTTAACGGTGGCGAAACCGTAGCGAACTGGGACCCGCATACCATGCCGGTTATCACCGAAGTGAGCGGTAACATTCGCTTCACCGACATGATCGACGGCCAGACGATTACTCGTCAGACCGACGAACTGACCGGTTTGTCCTCTATCGTGGTTCTGGATAGTGCAGAGCGTACCGGTAGCGGTAAAGACCTGCGTCCGGCACTGAAAATCGTTGATGACAAAGGTGAAGACGTACTGATTCCAGGTACGGATATGCCTGCTCAGTACTTCCTGCCGGGCAAAGCGATCGTGCAGTTGGAAGACGGCGTGAAAATCAGCAGCGGTGATACTCTGGCGCGTATTCCTCAGGAATCCGGCGGTACCAAGGATATTACCGGTGGTCTGCCACGCGTAGCCGACCTGTTCGAAGCCCGTCGTCCGAAAGAGCCGGCTATTCTGGCAGAGATCAGCGGTATCATTTCCTTCGGTAAAGAAACCAAAGGTAAACGCCGTCTGGTGATTTCTCCGTTGGATGGCAGCGATGCTTACGAAGAGATGATTCCGAAATGGCGTCAGCTCAACGTGTTCGAAGGTGAAGTGGTTGAACGTGGTGACGTTGTTTCCGACGGCCCAGAGTCTCCGCACGATATCCTGCGTCTGCGTGGCGTACATGCAGTAACGCGTTATATCACCAACGAAGTTCAGGAAGTTTACCGTCTGCAAGGCGTTAAGATTAACGATAAACACATCGAAGTTATCGTTCGTCAGATGTTGCGTAAAGGCACCATCGTTAACGCAGGTAGCACCGAGTTCCTGGAAGGCGAACAGGCAGAAGTCTCTCGCATCAAGATTGCCAACCGTCAGTTGGAAGCGGATGGCAAGATTACGGCAACGTTTAGCCGCGATCTGCTGGGTATTACCAAAGCATCTCTGGCGACCGAGTCCTTCATTTCTGCGGCATCGTTCCAGGAAACCACTCGCGTACTGACCGAAGCCGCTGTTGCGGGTAAACGTGATGAACTGCGTGGCCTGAAAGAGAACGTTATCGTGGGTCGTCTGATCCCAGCGGGTACGGGTTATGCGTACCATCAGGATCGTATGCGCCGCCGTCAGGCGGGTGAAGCGCCAATCGTACCTCAGGTGAGTGCCGATGAAGCTTCTGCTAACCTGGCAGAACTGCTGAACGCAGGCTTTGGTAGCAGCGACGACGAATAA
- the thiE gene encoding thiamine phosphate synthase, with product MTDSTPFAPTAQRLGLYPVVDSVEWIERLLGVGVKTIQLRIKDRSDEQAEADVIQAIALGRRYQAQLFINDYWKLAVKHQAYGVHLGQEDLDTADLAAIKKAGLRLGVSTHDDRELARAVVINPSYIALGHIFPTQTKDMPSAPQGLAELTRHIIDLQGRFPTVAIGGISIDSVPVVLETGVGSIAVVSAITQATDWRQATATLLRMIEGREA from the coding sequence ATGACAGACTCGACGCCTTTTGCCCCAACGGCGCAGCGGCTGGGGCTATATCCCGTCGTCGATAGCGTGGAGTGGATCGAGCGACTACTCGGCGTCGGGGTGAAAACGATCCAGTTGAGGATCAAAGATCGGTCAGATGAACAAGCCGAAGCCGATGTGATCCAGGCGATCGCCTTGGGTCGTCGCTATCAGGCACAGCTTTTCATCAATGACTATTGGAAATTAGCCGTAAAACATCAGGCGTACGGCGTACATTTGGGTCAGGAAGATCTGGACACCGCCGATCTGGCCGCGATTAAAAAAGCGGGTCTGCGCTTAGGTGTTTCCACGCACGACGATCGTGAACTGGCGCGCGCGGTGGTGATAAACCCGTCCTACATCGCGCTGGGGCACATTTTCCCCACGCAAACCAAAGACATGCCATCAGCGCCGCAGGGGCTGGCCGAGCTGACGCGGCACATAATCGATCTGCAAGGCCGTTTTCCCACCGTTGCGATTGGCGGTATCAGCATCGATAGCGTCCCTGTGGTACTGGAAACGGGCGTCGGCAGTATTGCCGTCGTCAGCGCCATTACGCAGGCAACAGACTGGCGTCAGGCTACGGCAACGCTGCTCAGGATGATTGAAGGGCGGGAGGCATGA
- a CDS encoding DUF1127 domain-containing protein, which translates to MEFHENRSQKPFRESPFWLMLILPYRLWKAWRARAQTLKILRNMSDDGLKDIGLKRSDLDRFR; encoded by the coding sequence ATGGAATTTCATGAGAATCGATCACAAAAACCGTTCCGCGAGTCACCGTTCTGGCTAATGCTTATTTTGCCGTACCGCTTGTGGAAAGCCTGGCGGGCAAGAGCACAAACGCTGAAGATACTACGGAATATGAGCGATGACGGGCTTAAAGATATCGGGCTGAAGCGAAGCGATCTCGATCGATTCAGATAA
- the thiH gene encoding 2-iminoacetate synthase ThiH, translating into MSVNFQTVWEQLDWDDLTLRINSKTAQDVERALTAPHLTRDDFMALISPAASAYLEPLAQRAQQLTRQRFGNTVSFYVPLYLSNLCSNDCTYCGFSMSNHIKRKTLDEAEILRECAAIKELGFEHLLLVTGEHQRKVGMDYFRRVFPLIRPLFSSLMIEVQPLSQDEYAELKALGLDGVMVYQETYHPATYQLHHLKGQKQDFHWRLATPDRLGRAGIDKIGLGALIGLSNSWRTDCYMVAEHLLHLQQRYWQSRYSISFPRLRPCAGGIEPASLMNEAQLMQVICAFRLLAPDIELSLSTRESPFFRDHAIPIAINNVSAFSKTQPGGYADDHPELEQFSPHDSRRPEDVAQAIVRAGLQPVWKDWDGYLGR; encoded by the coding sequence ATGAGCGTCAATTTTCAAACCGTCTGGGAACAGCTCGACTGGGATGACCTGACGCTACGCATCAACAGCAAAACCGCACAGGATGTTGAACGGGCGCTCACTGCACCACACCTGACGCGTGACGATTTTATGGCGCTCATTTCACCTGCCGCCAGCGCCTATCTGGAACCGCTTGCCCAGCGGGCGCAGCAGCTCACCCGCCAGCGTTTCGGCAATACGGTGAGTTTCTATGTCCCGCTGTATTTGTCCAATCTGTGCTCTAACGACTGTACCTACTGCGGCTTTTCGATGAGCAACCACATCAAGCGTAAAACGCTGGATGAGGCAGAGATCTTGCGTGAATGCGCCGCTATAAAAGAACTCGGGTTTGAGCACCTGCTGCTCGTCACAGGTGAACACCAGCGTAAAGTGGGGATGGACTATTTTCGGCGCGTTTTTCCACTGATCCGGCCGCTTTTCAGTTCCCTGATGATCGAAGTTCAGCCGTTGTCGCAGGATGAGTACGCCGAATTAAAAGCACTGGGGCTGGATGGTGTGATGGTCTATCAGGAAACCTATCATCCGGCGACCTACCAGTTGCATCATCTAAAAGGACAAAAGCAGGATTTCCACTGGCGGCTTGCCACACCGGATCGGCTTGGCCGTGCCGGGATCGACAAGATCGGGCTAGGTGCCTTAATCGGCCTGTCCAATAGCTGGCGTACCGACTGCTACATGGTGGCAGAGCACCTGTTGCACTTGCAGCAACGCTACTGGCAGAGCCGGTATTCTATCTCGTTCCCTCGCCTGCGCCCCTGTGCGGGCGGCATTGAACCGGCGTCGTTAATGAATGAAGCACAGCTGATGCAGGTGATTTGCGCATTCCGCTTGCTAGCGCCGGATATTGAATTGTCGCTGTCCACACGTGAATCACCGTTCTTTCGCGATCATGCGATCCCTATCGCGATTAACAACGTCAGCGCCTTCTCCAAAACCCAACCGGGTGGCTACGCCGACGACCATCCTGAACTGGAACAATTTTCTCCCCACGATTCACGGCGTCCTGAAGACGTAGCGCAGGCCATCGTGCGTGCAGGTCTTCAACCAGTATGGAAAGACTGGGACGGCTATTTGGGCAGATAA
- the shiA gene encoding shikimate transporter, which yields MDTSTTPTLSQPGGSVPHQDDSISSDKTLQTQSVSHSQNKAKRAAWGSFVGAVVDWYDFLLYGIVAALVFNTEFFPQVSPTMGTLAAFGTFGVGFLFRPLGGMVFGHFGDKLGRKRMLMITVWMMGISTALIGLLPSFDSIGWWAPVLLVMLRAIQGFAVGGEWGGAALLAVESAPKKKKAFYSSGVQVGFGVGLLLATGSVSLVSNLTTNEEFITWGWRLPFLFSLILVAIAWWVRNGMDESQEFEANKTLGERANKLRSFPIMEALRQHPKAFLLIIALRLGELLTMYIVTAFALNYSTTHLGLSRDIFLNIGLLVGAISCVSIPFFAYLADSFGRRRIYVTGALIGAASAVPFFMALESHNTLLILFFAIMLANIAHDMIVSVQQPMFTELFGTAYRYSGAGVGYQVASVVGGGFTPFIAVLLVQFMDGSWHAVAAYLAIGCLLSAIVGMQMKAKSADALPH from the coding sequence ATGGACACCTCAACTACGCCAACACTCTCACAGCCTGGCGGCTCAGTACCTCATCAGGATGATTCAATTTCATCTGATAAAACCCTACAAACACAGTCAGTAAGCCATTCTCAGAATAAAGCGAAACGTGCCGCCTGGGGCAGCTTTGTGGGGGCCGTGGTGGATTGGTATGATTTCTTGCTGTACGGAATTGTTGCCGCTCTTGTATTTAATACCGAATTTTTCCCGCAGGTCAGCCCGACAATGGGGACGCTGGCAGCATTTGGTACGTTTGGCGTGGGTTTTCTGTTCCGTCCGCTTGGCGGTATGGTGTTTGGGCACTTCGGCGATAAGCTGGGTCGTAAACGGATGTTGATGATCACGGTCTGGATGATGGGCATTTCCACCGCGCTGATTGGTCTGTTGCCGTCGTTTGACTCCATCGGTTGGTGGGCGCCAGTGCTGCTGGTTATGCTGCGAGCCATTCAGGGTTTTGCTGTCGGTGGCGAATGGGGCGGTGCGGCGCTGTTGGCGGTAGAGAGCGCGCCAAAGAAGAAGAAAGCCTTTTACAGCAGCGGCGTACAGGTTGGCTTTGGGGTCGGGTTATTACTGGCTACAGGGTCGGTCTCGCTAGTTAGCAATTTGACGACCAACGAAGAATTTATCACCTGGGGCTGGCGTTTGCCGTTCTTATTCAGCCTGATTCTGGTTGCGATTGCCTGGTGGGTGCGTAACGGGATGGATGAGTCTCAAGAGTTTGAGGCGAATAAGACTCTGGGAGAAAGGGCAAACAAACTGCGTTCGTTCCCCATTATGGAAGCACTACGCCAACACCCGAAAGCCTTTCTGCTGATTATTGCGCTACGGCTTGGAGAACTGTTGACGATGTATATCGTCACCGCGTTTGCGCTCAATTACTCCACCACTCATCTTGGGCTATCGCGGGATATTTTCCTGAATATCGGGCTGCTGGTGGGGGCGATCAGCTGCGTGTCTATTCCTTTCTTTGCCTATCTGGCGGATAGCTTTGGCCGACGTCGGATCTACGTTACTGGTGCGCTGATTGGTGCTGCGAGTGCAGTGCCGTTCTTTATGGCGCTGGAAAGCCATAACACGCTGCTGATTCTGTTCTTTGCCATCATGCTGGCGAACATTGCCCACGATATGATTGTTAGCGTACAGCAGCCGATGTTTACCGAGCTATTTGGTACCGCTTATCGCTATAGTGGAGCGGGAGTGGGTTATCAGGTTGCCAGCGTGGTAGGCGGCGGATTTACGCCTTTTATCGCTGTTCTGCTGGTGCAGTTTATGGATGGTTCATGGCACGCCGTGGCGGCTTACCTCGCCATTGGCTGTTTGCTGTCGGCGATTGTCGGGATGCAAATGAAAGCAAAATCGGCGGATGCCTTACCTCACTAA
- a CDS encoding HesA/MoeB/ThiF family protein, translated as MVTNPHPTPAGLSDSEFMRYSRQLMLEDIGPEGQEKLKAACVLLVGLGGLGAPASLYLAAAGIGKLLLADDDSLHISNLQRQILYRTSDTDKPKAVLAQRQLQALNPYSETIALTERLNGDALHHAVSRADLVLDCSDNMTTRHEVNAACFNAGKPLISGSAVGFSGQLAVFTPPYHAGCYACLYPDTAEPQRNCRTAGVLGPVVGVIGTLQALEAIKLLAGMPSALDGKLRMFNGKQQSWNTLQLTRAPHCPVCGGAA; from the coding sequence ATGGTAACGAATCCCCATCCAACACCTGCCGGACTGAGCGATAGCGAATTTATGCGCTACAGCCGCCAGCTCATGCTGGAAGACATTGGCCCGGAGGGTCAGGAGAAGCTCAAAGCCGCCTGCGTTCTGCTGGTTGGCCTGGGCGGGCTGGGTGCTCCCGCTTCGCTTTATCTGGCCGCCGCAGGCATCGGTAAGCTGCTGCTTGCCGACGATGACTCGCTGCACATCAGCAACCTGCAACGCCAGATTCTGTATCGCACCAGCGACACCGACAAACCCAAAGCCGTGTTAGCACAACGTCAGCTACAGGCGTTAAATCCGTACTCGGAAACCATTGCACTTACCGAAAGGCTCAACGGTGACGCACTACACCACGCCGTCAGCCGCGCCGATCTGGTGCTGGATTGCAGCGATAACATGACCACTCGCCATGAGGTTAACGCCGCCTGCTTTAACGCAGGCAAGCCGCTCATCAGCGGGAGTGCCGTCGGTTTCAGCGGACAGCTCGCGGTCTTCACGCCGCCTTATCACGCGGGCTGCTACGCCTGCCTGTATCCCGATACGGCTGAACCACAGCGCAACTGCCGTACCGCTGGCGTGCTGGGGCCGGTGGTCGGCGTGATCGGCACACTTCAGGCGCTGGAAGCGATCAAACTACTGGCAGGTATGCCGTCCGCGCTGGACGGCAAGCTGAGAATGTTCAATGGCAAACAGCAGAGCTGGAACACGCTCCAGCTCACGCGCGCGCCCCATTGCCCGGTATGCGGGGGAGCAGCATGA
- a CDS encoding PLP-dependent aminotransferase family protein: MTRYQHLAGLLEQRIEQGLYQSGERLPSVRALSTEHGVSISTVQQAYHLLETRQLIMPQPRSGYFVTPRKATPPVPALTRPAQRPVEITQWESVLELVNVRLETNVLKFGSGMPDVSQPTIKPLWKEMARLCQYQDPRILQYDSVYGVPALREQIARLTVDCGCQLTQDDIVVTTGCQEALFVAVRAVCQPGDIVAVESPAFPGTMQILRGLDIKAIEIPTDSVTGISLEALRLALDQWPIKAVLLVPSCNNPLGFIMPDARKKSLVTLAQHFDIAIIEDDAYGELAYEYPRPRAIKSFDEDGRVLLCSSFSKNLAPGLRVGWIAPGRYLERVIHTKYISTGSTVVQPQLAVAEFIRQGHYQPHLRRMRAQYKANLSTFTCWVREYFPSNICVSRPQGGFLMWIELPEYFDSLKLTREVRKSGIQIAAGSLFSASGKYRNCIRLNYANRFTEEMREGLRIVGNEVAKMMHTPSD, encoded by the coding sequence ATGACGCGTTATCAGCACCTTGCTGGGTTGTTAGAACAGCGGATCGAACAAGGGTTATACCAAAGTGGAGAGCGCCTGCCTTCTGTACGGGCGCTGAGTACAGAACATGGTGTCAGCATCAGTACCGTACAGCAGGCCTACCATCTGCTGGAAACTCGGCAGTTGATTATGCCGCAGCCGCGTTCGGGATATTTTGTCACGCCGCGTAAGGCCACGCCGCCTGTACCCGCGCTAACGCGTCCTGCCCAACGTCCGGTTGAGATTACGCAGTGGGAATCGGTACTGGAGTTGGTGAACGTGCGTCTGGAAACGAACGTGCTGAAATTTGGTAGCGGAATGCCGGATGTAAGCCAGCCGACCATCAAACCACTGTGGAAAGAGATGGCTCGCCTCTGCCAGTATCAGGATCCTCGTATCTTACAATATGACAGCGTATATGGCGTGCCTGCGCTGCGTGAACAGATTGCCCGTCTTACCGTGGACTGCGGCTGCCAGCTGACTCAAGATGATATTGTGGTTACGACCGGATGTCAGGAAGCTCTATTTGTCGCTGTCCGCGCCGTTTGTCAGCCCGGCGACATCGTGGCCGTTGAATCACCCGCTTTTCCGGGCACGATGCAGATCCTTCGCGGGCTGGATATCAAAGCGATCGAGATCCCAACCGATTCAGTAACGGGGATCAGTCTCGAAGCATTGAGGCTGGCGCTGGATCAATGGCCGATCAAAGCCGTATTGCTGGTGCCGAGCTGCAATAACCCGCTTGGTTTCATCATGCCAGACGCCCGTAAGAAATCGCTGGTGACGCTGGCGCAGCATTTCGATATCGCCATTATTGAAGATGATGCCTACGGTGAGCTGGCCTATGAATATCCGCGTCCCCGCGCAATAAAGTCGTTTGATGAAGATGGGCGTGTGCTGTTGTGCAGCTCATTTTCAAAGAACCTGGCGCCCGGTTTGCGCGTGGGTTGGATCGCTCCGGGGCGTTATCTGGAGCGGGTGATCCATACAAAATACATCAGTACGGGATCGACGGTGGTGCAGCCGCAACTAGCGGTGGCGGAGTTCATTCGCCAAGGGCACTATCAGCCTCATCTGCGCCGCATGCGCGCCCAGTACAAAGCCAATCTGAGTACGTTTACCTGCTGGGTGCGCGAGTATTTTCCGTCCAATATTTGCGTCAGTCGTCCGCAAGGGGGATTCCTGATGTGGATTGAACTGCCGGAATATTTTGATTCGCTCAAGCTCACCCGTGAGGTCAGAAAATCAGGCATACAGATCGCCGCCGGGTCGCTCTTCTCTGCCTCAGGGAAATACCGCAATTGTATTCGACTCAACTATGCCAATCGCTTCACGGAAGAGATGAGGGAAGGGCTGCGTATCGTGGGTAATGAGGTTGCGAAGATGATGCATACGCCTTCTGACTAG
- a CDS encoding thiazole synthase gives MLHIADTTLTSRLLTGTGKFATPELMLAALEASGSQLVTMAMKRVDLNGGNDAILAPLRQLGIKLLPNTSGAKTADEAIFAARLAREALGTHWLKLEIHPDVKYLLPDPIETLKAAEQLVKEGFTVLPYCGADPVLCKRLEEVGCAAVMPLGAPIGSNQGLQTRDFLRIIIEQARVPVIVDAGIGAPSQAADALEMGADAVLVNTAIAVARDPVAMARAFRLAVEAGGLARQAGLGSKQFVASATSPLTGFLHQQAEGAVR, from the coding sequence ATGCTGCACATTGCCGATACGACATTAACTTCACGGCTGCTGACTGGCACCGGAAAATTCGCCACGCCAGAACTGATGCTAGCGGCACTCGAGGCTTCCGGTTCGCAGTTGGTTACGATGGCGATGAAACGCGTTGACCTGAACGGCGGCAATGACGCCATTCTCGCCCCGCTACGCCAGCTCGGCATTAAGCTGCTGCCGAATACGTCAGGAGCCAAAACCGCTGACGAAGCCATTTTTGCAGCGCGTCTGGCACGTGAGGCGTTGGGGACTCACTGGCTGAAGCTGGAAATTCATCCCGATGTAAAATACCTGCTGCCCGACCCCATCGAAACGCTGAAGGCCGCTGAACAGTTGGTAAAAGAAGGATTCACGGTACTGCCTTACTGCGGGGCCGACCCGGTACTGTGCAAACGGCTGGAAGAAGTCGGCTGCGCGGCGGTGATGCCTCTCGGTGCACCGATTGGCTCCAATCAGGGGCTACAAACGCGTGATTTTCTCCGCATCATCATCGAACAAGCACGCGTTCCGGTGATTGTCGATGCAGGCATTGGCGCACCCAGCCAGGCGGCCGATGCGCTGGAAATGGGAGCAGATGCCGTGCTGGTCAACACGGCCATCGCCGTTGCTCGCGATCCCGTCGCGATGGCGCGCGCCTTCCGGCTGGCAGTCGAGGCAGGTGGCCTTGCTCGTCAGGCCGGTCTGGGAAGTAAGCAGTTCGTCGCCAGCGCCACCAGCCCGCTCACCGGTTTTCTGCATCAGCAAGCGGAAGGAGCGGTGAGATGA
- the thiS gene encoding sulfur carrier protein ThiS: protein MRITLNDEPFEFPEAITVEALLSQINRLQPGTALAINQTIIPHATWSQHQVQDGDDILLFQAIAGG from the coding sequence ATGAGAATCACACTGAATGATGAGCCCTTTGAATTCCCAGAGGCCATCACGGTTGAAGCGCTGCTAAGCCAGATAAACCGGCTCCAGCCCGGCACGGCGCTGGCTATCAATCAGACCATTATCCCGCACGCCACCTGGTCACAGCATCAGGTTCAGGACGGTGATGATATTTTGCTTTTTCAGGCAATCGCGGGAGGATGA